In Mucilaginibacter celer, one DNA window encodes the following:
- a CDS encoding amidohydrolase: MENLKITVFQGYLFWENTDKNLQNITLRLSGGIREKTDLIILPEMFTTGFSMNAAELAEPMNGKTMQWMEKTAQQYDCVITGSLIIKENGKYYNRLIWMRPDGTYNHYDKRHLFGMGKEDETYTAGTEKLFIELNGWRICPVICYDLRFPVWLRNVEQNPYDLLIIVANWPERRAAHWRTLIPARAVENQAYVIAVNRVGHDGNEVYHSGDSTCIDPAGNVVYYKRDEEDLYTFSIIGDEVAKVRKALPFLKDADEFRIV; this comes from the coding sequence ATGGAAAATTTAAAAATTACAGTTTTTCAAGGCTACCTTTTTTGGGAAAATACCGATAAAAATCTTCAGAATATCACGCTCCGCTTATCCGGTGGTATCCGCGAAAAAACAGACCTCATCATACTGCCCGAAATGTTCACAACCGGCTTCAGCATGAACGCCGCCGAACTGGCCGAGCCCATGAATGGCAAAACCATGCAATGGATGGAAAAAACCGCCCAACAGTATGATTGCGTAATAACCGGTAGTTTAATCATTAAAGAGAACGGAAAATACTACAACCGCCTCATCTGGATGCGCCCCGATGGCACTTATAATCATTACGATAAACGCCATCTTTTCGGCATGGGCAAAGAAGATGAAACCTACACCGCCGGTACCGAAAAGCTTTTTATTGAACTAAACGGCTGGCGCATTTGCCCGGTAATCTGTTACGATCTTCGCTTCCCGGTATGGCTGCGTAACGTGGAGCAAAACCCTTACGATCTGCTCATCATCGTTGCCAACTGGCCCGAGCGCCGCGCCGCTCACTGGCGCACCCTCATCCCCGCCCGCGCGGTTGAAAACCAGGCTTATGTAATTGCAGTTAACCGTGTTGGCCATGATGGTAACGAAGTTTACCACAGCGGCGATTCAACCTGTATCGATCCTGCAGGCAATGTGGTTTATTATAAACGGGACGAAGAGGATCTTTACACTTTCAGCATTATTGGCGATGAAGTGGCGAAAGTACGTAAGGCATTGCCTTTTTTGAAGGATGCGGATGAGTTTAGGATTGTCTGA